In one Paramisgurnus dabryanus chromosome 21, PD_genome_1.1, whole genome shotgun sequence genomic region, the following are encoded:
- the LOC135775482 gene encoding tyrosine-protein kinase STYK1-like isoform X3 — protein sequence MHRSNATAPLTQKVVHEEGSGPFAVIIIPSLLALSTLIVVSQIIWSYLTKRSPSQTTCDPTNINGEPVTLNTVCRGPAQDTLGPWEIPTQCVLEGVEVFQMGRYGPTCKGLLKEDNTSIAVVIKTLKDRSNQHEAKEFVDMVLFHAAISKHDNIVKMLYCQTQRMPMYLILEASIPGNLLHFLWSLREGKSGTGDNLQAFSERSVYIVAKQVAAGLDYLHSYHRVIHGDVAARNMLIGSGLSIKVSGLNLAFKSRQAKMIDEELQAKVPLKWQAPERMKSLPMTDRSDVWSFGILLYELITLGSPPYPDLEPSEVLPHTFAHYRIKRPENCGAQLYDLIKYCCMWNFKDRPVYSAIMRLLDCYVHLTDTRALCSGQPIDICEYRRKAGLVT from the exons ATGCACAGGTCCAATGCAACAGCTCCTCTGACCCAGAAGGTTGTAC ATGAAGAAGGATCAGGTCCATTTGCAGTCATCATTATTCCAAGCTTGCTGGCTCTGAGCACACTGATAGTTGTGTCTCAAATAATATGGAGCTATCTTACCAAAAGATCACCATCACAGACCACCTGTGATCCTACAAATATAAATG GGGAGCCTGTAACTTTAAATACAGTATGTCGCGGACCTGCTCAGGATACACTGGGTCCATGGGAAATACCTACTCAGTGCGTCCTGGAGGGGGTTGAGGTCTTTCAAATGGGACGATATGGACCAACCTGCAAAGGTCTGCTAAAAGAAGACAACACATCCATTGCTGTAGTGATTAAAACTCTTAAAG ACAGGTCAAATCAACACGAGGCTAAAGAGTTTGTGGATATGGTCCTATTTCATGCAGCAATAAGCAAACACGACAACATAGTAAAAATGTTATACTGCCAGACACAACGGATGCCCATGTACCTGATTTTGGAGGCGAGCATTCCAGGAAACCTTTTGCATTTCCTCTGGAGTCTGCGAGAG GGCAAATCTGGGACAGGCGATAACTTGCAAGCTTTTTCCGAGAGATCTGTTTATATTGTAGCTAAACAGGTGGCAGCAGGTCTG GACTACCTACACAGCTATCACAGAGTTATTCATGGGGATGTTGCAGCCAGGAACATGCTGATTGGCTCAGGGCTCTCAATAAAAGTCTCTGGTTTGAATTTGGCTTTTAAGAGCCGGCAGGCAAAAATGATTGACGAGGAACTGCAAGCTAAGGTGCCATTAAAATGGCAAGCACCAGAGCGGATGAAGAGCCTTCCTATGACAGACAGAAGTGATGT ATGGTCCTTTGGAATTCTTCTTTATGAGTTGATAACCCTTg GCTCTCCTCCCTATCCTGATCTGGAACCGTCAGAAGTTCTCCCCCACACTTTTGCCCACTACAGAATCAAAAGACCAGAGAACTGTGGGGCTCAATT ATATGACCTCATTAAGTATTGCTGCATGTGGAACTTCAAGGACCGGCCTGTGTACTCTGCCATTATGAGACTTCTAGATTGCTACGTCCACCTTACAGACACAAGAGCTCTTTGCTCTGGACAGCCGATAGATATCTGTGAATACAGAAGAAAAGCAGGGCTGGTCACATGA
- the LOC135775482 gene encoding tyrosine-protein kinase STYK1-like isoform X1: MHRSNATAPLTQKVVRKSLLFQCLYFASDEEGSGPFAVIIIPSLLALSTLIVVSQIIWSYLTKRSPSQTTCDPTNINGEPVTLNTVCRGPAQDTLGPWEIPTQCVLEGVEVFQMGRYGPTCKGLLKEDNTSIAVVIKTLKDRSNQHEAKEFVDMVLFHAAISKHDNIVKMLYCQTQRMPMYLILEASIPGNLLHFLWSLREGKSGTGDNLQAFSERSVYIVAKQVAAGLDYLHSYHRVIHGDVAARNMLIGSGLSIKVSGLNLAFKSRQAKMIDEELQAKVPLKWQAPERMKSLPMTDRSDVWSFGILLYELITLGSPPYPDLEPSEVLPHTFAHYRIKRPENCGAQLYDLIKYCCMWNFKDRPVYSAIMRLLDCYVHLTDTRALCSGQPIDICEYRRKAGLVT, encoded by the exons ATGCACAGGTCCAATGCAACAGCTCCTCTGACCCAGAAGGTTGTACGTAAGAGTCTGCTTTTTCAGTGCTTATACTTTGCATCAG ATGAAGAAGGATCAGGTCCATTTGCAGTCATCATTATTCCAAGCTTGCTGGCTCTGAGCACACTGATAGTTGTGTCTCAAATAATATGGAGCTATCTTACCAAAAGATCACCATCACAGACCACCTGTGATCCTACAAATATAAATG GGGAGCCTGTAACTTTAAATACAGTATGTCGCGGACCTGCTCAGGATACACTGGGTCCATGGGAAATACCTACTCAGTGCGTCCTGGAGGGGGTTGAGGTCTTTCAAATGGGACGATATGGACCAACCTGCAAAGGTCTGCTAAAAGAAGACAACACATCCATTGCTGTAGTGATTAAAACTCTTAAAG ACAGGTCAAATCAACACGAGGCTAAAGAGTTTGTGGATATGGTCCTATTTCATGCAGCAATAAGCAAACACGACAACATAGTAAAAATGTTATACTGCCAGACACAACGGATGCCCATGTACCTGATTTTGGAGGCGAGCATTCCAGGAAACCTTTTGCATTTCCTCTGGAGTCTGCGAGAG GGCAAATCTGGGACAGGCGATAACTTGCAAGCTTTTTCCGAGAGATCTGTTTATATTGTAGCTAAACAGGTGGCAGCAGGTCTG GACTACCTACACAGCTATCACAGAGTTATTCATGGGGATGTTGCAGCCAGGAACATGCTGATTGGCTCAGGGCTCTCAATAAAAGTCTCTGGTTTGAATTTGGCTTTTAAGAGCCGGCAGGCAAAAATGATTGACGAGGAACTGCAAGCTAAGGTGCCATTAAAATGGCAAGCACCAGAGCGGATGAAGAGCCTTCCTATGACAGACAGAAGTGATGT ATGGTCCTTTGGAATTCTTCTTTATGAGTTGATAACCCTTg GCTCTCCTCCCTATCCTGATCTGGAACCGTCAGAAGTTCTCCCCCACACTTTTGCCCACTACAGAATCAAAAGACCAGAGAACTGTGGGGCTCAATT ATATGACCTCATTAAGTATTGCTGCATGTGGAACTTCAAGGACCGGCCTGTGTACTCTGCCATTATGAGACTTCTAGATTGCTACGTCCACCTTACAGACACAAGAGCTCTTTGCTCTGGACAGCCGATAGATATCTGTGAATACAGAAGAAAAGCAGGGCTGGTCACATGA
- the LOC135775482 gene encoding tyrosine-protein kinase STYK1-like isoform X2 — MDAQVQCNSSSDPEGYEEGSGPFAVIIIPSLLALSTLIVVSQIIWSYLTKRSPSQTTCDPTNINGEPVTLNTVCRGPAQDTLGPWEIPTQCVLEGVEVFQMGRYGPTCKGLLKEDNTSIAVVIKTLKDRSNQHEAKEFVDMVLFHAAISKHDNIVKMLYCQTQRMPMYLILEASIPGNLLHFLWSLREGKSGTGDNLQAFSERSVYIVAKQVAAGLDYLHSYHRVIHGDVAARNMLIGSGLSIKVSGLNLAFKSRQAKMIDEELQAKVPLKWQAPERMKSLPMTDRSDVWSFGILLYELITLGSPPYPDLEPSEVLPHTFAHYRIKRPENCGAQLYDLIKYCCMWNFKDRPVYSAIMRLLDCYVHLTDTRALCSGQPIDICEYRRKAGLVT, encoded by the exons ATGGATGCACAGGTCCAATGCAACAGCTCCTCTGACCCAGAAGGTT ATGAAGAAGGATCAGGTCCATTTGCAGTCATCATTATTCCAAGCTTGCTGGCTCTGAGCACACTGATAGTTGTGTCTCAAATAATATGGAGCTATCTTACCAAAAGATCACCATCACAGACCACCTGTGATCCTACAAATATAAATG GGGAGCCTGTAACTTTAAATACAGTATGTCGCGGACCTGCTCAGGATACACTGGGTCCATGGGAAATACCTACTCAGTGCGTCCTGGAGGGGGTTGAGGTCTTTCAAATGGGACGATATGGACCAACCTGCAAAGGTCTGCTAAAAGAAGACAACACATCCATTGCTGTAGTGATTAAAACTCTTAAAG ACAGGTCAAATCAACACGAGGCTAAAGAGTTTGTGGATATGGTCCTATTTCATGCAGCAATAAGCAAACACGACAACATAGTAAAAATGTTATACTGCCAGACACAACGGATGCCCATGTACCTGATTTTGGAGGCGAGCATTCCAGGAAACCTTTTGCATTTCCTCTGGAGTCTGCGAGAG GGCAAATCTGGGACAGGCGATAACTTGCAAGCTTTTTCCGAGAGATCTGTTTATATTGTAGCTAAACAGGTGGCAGCAGGTCTG GACTACCTACACAGCTATCACAGAGTTATTCATGGGGATGTTGCAGCCAGGAACATGCTGATTGGCTCAGGGCTCTCAATAAAAGTCTCTGGTTTGAATTTGGCTTTTAAGAGCCGGCAGGCAAAAATGATTGACGAGGAACTGCAAGCTAAGGTGCCATTAAAATGGCAAGCACCAGAGCGGATGAAGAGCCTTCCTATGACAGACAGAAGTGATGT ATGGTCCTTTGGAATTCTTCTTTATGAGTTGATAACCCTTg GCTCTCCTCCCTATCCTGATCTGGAACCGTCAGAAGTTCTCCCCCACACTTTTGCCCACTACAGAATCAAAAGACCAGAGAACTGTGGGGCTCAATT ATATGACCTCATTAAGTATTGCTGCATGTGGAACTTCAAGGACCGGCCTGTGTACTCTGCCATTATGAGACTTCTAGATTGCTACGTCCACCTTACAGACACAAGAGCTCTTTGCTCTGGACAGCCGATAGATATCTGTGAATACAGAAGAAAAGCAGGGCTGGTCACATGA